A genomic region of Glycine max cultivar Williams 82 chromosome 15, Glycine_max_v4.0, whole genome shotgun sequence contains the following coding sequences:
- the LOC100306167 gene encoding Mitochondrial pyruvate carrier 4-like, which produces MAAAKLQALWNHPAGPKTIHFWAPTFKWGISIANIADFSKPPEKLSYPQQIAVTATGIIWSRYSTVITPKNWNLFSVNIAMAGTGIYQLSRKLRHDYSSEAEVKAVTKE; this is translated from the exons ATGGCGGCTGCAAAGCTTCAAGCTTTATGGAATCACCCAGCTGGGCCTAAAACCA TTCACTTCTGGGCACCTACCTTTAAGTGGGGCATCAGCATTGCCAACATTGCTGATTTCTCAAAACCACCTGAGAAACTTTCCTATCCTCAGCAAATAG CGGTCACAGCTACTGGAATTATCTGGTCTCGTTACAGCACTGTAATCACCCCA AAAAATTGGAACCTGTTTAGTGTAAACATTGCAATGGCAGGGACAGGCATATACCAACTATCACGCAAATTGCG GCATGATTATTCCTCAGAGGCGGAGGTGAAGGCCGTCACAAAAGAatga